Genomic segment of Spirosoma oryzicola:
CAAGCTGAATCGGAACGGGATTCGGCAACAGAAGCAGCCCTGATCCAGCTTTTCGGATCACATACTTTAGTCGAAAAGCCATCGGTTGATTTCAGTCGTCGGGTAATGAACCAGATCACCGTCTCGCAACCAAAACCATTGGAGCCCATCATTCGCCCGAGCGTATGGTATAGCATTGCGGCATCGGTACTGCTTATTGTTTTTTTCTGCATACTCCTGCTCCCATCCAATTCAACTGAGCATCAATCGTCTGGACTTGATCGCTTTCTTTCTGGCTTCGAGGGCACCCTCGACGCCCTTCCTGTCAGTTACCCACTGACTATTGTGGCCCTAAGTGTACTGATGGTATCGGATTATTTTTTAAGACGAAAGCTAACAATCAATTACTAGTTAGTAGACCGCCAAGTATCACGCTTCCCGTCGGCTTCGCTTTCCGTGACTAACCCACATAAACAACCAAGATCGCAGAAAGCTGGAGTGGTTGAGATCCAGGAAAATGCATGGCTTGGAGCTAGATCTACAGTACCCCTGCCATGCTAAGTCAAGCCAACTTAGCCCTGCTAATACCTGTTTCTAAAGGGCCGTTCCCTATCAGGACAATCCAATTTTTAGGGTAGCTAAACATCTTTTCCGGCAATAGGATTTAGTTAGCGAATACCCGTTCGCCGATCTGTATCGTAAGCAAACAACTGGCTCAATTATCAGTCCAGAGAGCTCGCTATTTAGTTACGTATAATAGAATACAGCTTACTTGATCAAAACGATTTTTTGAACGGGATACACGTCAGACAAACAATCTGATCAACTAGTTAAACGCATTGCCTAACTGCCTGATATCATGGAAAATGCCCCCAATAACGAATCAAGACCCAGTAACCCAGACGAACAGAAGGCCGAAAACAAACCACAAAGTGGTCAACGATCTGGTCAGGGTACGGAGATGACCAACAACCACTACGATCTGCACGGAAAACCGGACGCCGACAAACGAAATTTTGTGGCTCCGGACAATGTGAATGCCAAGCACAAAAACCCTGTACTGGCCCAACCCCCCGAAGAATTTACAGGACTTAAACTCGGCAAACCCGCAACGGTTGCAGCTGGCGTTACCGCTGTACTTAAATCGATGGAATTTTCGTGGGGCGAAGCGGGTGTTGGTCGGGGAACGCACGCCTTGCTGAAGCTCAACCAAAAAGACGGTTTCGATTGTTCGTCCTGCGCCTGGCCTGATCCTGACGATCATCGGTCAGTGGCGGAATTCTGTGAAAACGGGGCTAAAGCAACGGCGTCCGATGCGGATACCCGTCGTGTTGATCCTGAGTTCTTCGCTAAGCACAGCCTGGTTGACTTGTCGCATATGACCGACCGGGATCTCAATAATGCAGGCCGGTTGACTCATCCGATGGTACTTCGGCCTGGTGCTACGCATTACACCAAGATTGAATGGAGAGAAGCGTTTCAGTTGTTGGCCGCCCATTTGAATGAATTAAAATCACCCGATGAAGCCGTTTTTTACACGTCGGGGAAAGTACCTAACGAACCGGCGTATCTGTATCAGCTTTTCGTGCGGGAGTTTGGTACCAACAATATGCCTGACTGCTCGAACATGTGCCACGAAAGCAGCGGCTCGGCACTGAGCATAAGTTTGGGACTGGGAAAAGGTTCGGTAACGCTGAACGACATTTATGACGCTGAGGTGATCATCATCATGGGCCAAAATCCTGGTACCAACCATCCGCGCATGCTGACGGCCCTTCAGATCGCCAAGCGGAAAGGGGCTAAGATTATTGCGGTAAACCCCCTGCACGAAGCTGGGTTGAGCCATTTTAAGAACCCGCAGGACTTCATGAATCCGATCAAAGCCGTCGGAACGTTGCTCGGCCACGGTACACCCATTGCAGATCTGCATTTACAAGTCAGAGTTAACGGCGACATGGCCGTGCTTCGTGGAATCATGAAGCATCTGCTGCGGGCAGAAGAACAGAATCCTGGAACCGTGATCGATCATGCGTTCATCAACGAGCACACGACCAACTATGAAGCGTTCCTAGAAACAATTCAAAATACTACCTGGGAAGACATCGAACTGATGAGTGGTCTGTCGCGCGAACAACTGCTCGAAGCCGCCAATATGATTGCCCCGAAGCAGAAAATCATTACCTGTTGGGCGATGGGACTCACGCAGCAAAAAAACGCCGTGATGAGTATTCAGGAGATCGTTAACCTGCACTTGATGAAGGGAGCCATTGGTAAGCCAGGAGCCGGTACGTGTCCCGTTCGTGGGCATTCAAACGTGCAGGGCGACCGGACTATGGGGATATGGGAGCGACCTCACAAAGAGTTCCTGGATGCATTGGCGAACGAGTACGGATTTGAGCCGCCCCGCGAACACGGCTATGATACGGTGGAAGCCATTAAGGCGATGCACGAGGGCAAAACAAACGTGTTTATGAGTCTAGGCGGAAACTTACTCTCCGCAGGGCCTGATACCGAGTTTATCGCCGAAGCCATTCGAAAGCAGAAACTTACTGTTTTTGTCAGTACGAAACTTAACCGGGGCCACCTGGTAACCGGTCAGACTTCACTAATCCTACCCTGCCTGACTCACCTCGACATTGATAGGCAACGTTCCGGGCACCAATTCACATCCTGCGAAAACTCAATGGGGGTGGTCAGTCAGAATAAAGGCGTTCTGCAACCGCTGGAAGGAGAGATGCTGAGCGAAGTTGCCATTATTTCAGGTATTGCACTCAGTACGTTGGGCGATCGAACAAAAGTCGATTGGGTTGGGCACACCGAAAATTACGACACCATTCGGGATTCGATTTCCCGCGTCATTCCCGGCTTTGATAAATTTAACGAGAAGATCCGGAAACCCGGCGGCTTTTACCTACCGAACGGTCCGCGTGAACGCAATTTCACGACCGAGAACGGAAAGGCCAATTTTACGGTGACCGACATGGTCATGCATCATATCGAGCCTGATCAACTGGTGCTGATGTCTATTCGCAGCCACGATCAATTCAACACAACGATTTACGACTACAACGACCGCTATCGGGGGGTGTATGGTGAACGGCGAGTCATTTTTATGAATTCACAGGACATGCAGGATCGCGGTATCAAAGAGCGGCAATTGGTGACGATTACGAGTTATTACGAGGGACAGCAGCGTAAGCTTGAGCGATTTATTGCTATTCCCTACAACATCCCTAAGGGCAATACAGCAGCTTACTACCCGGAAATGAATCCGCTGGTTCCCATGGCGAGTGTAGCGTATGTCAGTAACCAGCCAACTTCTAAATATGTAGTAATTACCGTCGAAGCCATTGGTGAGTTTCTTCCAGAAGGTAGTACATCATCTGTTCCGGTGGCAGCGCTAGCCGAGTGAAAATAGGTTTTTCAGACTATCCAGCCGGGTGGAACCATTGTTTAGGATGGTTTCACTCGGTTTTTATCGGTTGGGCGATGAACAAAACGAAAACCTGTTTCAGAAGTTGGACTGGGTTACGTCCACAGTAGAAGCATTTCAGAACATAACTTTCGAGGTGTAAGTGCTTAATTTGTTGGGCGTGTTTTTACTTCTAAAAAATATGGTACGATTAGCTATAATTTATTTAAGTATACCACTCAGTTTACTTTATTTACTATACTTGTAGTTTCGGCTTTAACTTTAAAACGACTTAAAAAAAACCCATATGGCCATTGCAATATCACTAATCAACTTACATAGCCAAGTGATGACTAGGTAAGTTGAACTTTTGTGCGGATAAAGCCAAAAAACAGTATGTATAACTCTCGAAAACTTTTCATTGAGTAAGACTTCCGAACCTGATAAATTCCGGATTGCTTGCCTATAAACTACCCATTCACCATCACTTAATCTGTTCAATCATGCCTAAGAATACTTTATACGTACCTCCTGCAAAAAAGATCTATCAAACGCCTACGATTAAAAAACTGGGCAATGTTAAAACGCTGACGCTAAAAGTGGGATCAAACACCGACGGTTTCGGAGGAACCTTCGTTTAAATAAAACCAGCCGTCGTAACCAGGTAACGCGCATGGCAATCACAAAATCGTAGAATGCACCTGGGTATTTCTCGTGCAAAAGAACACATCAGCAATAAACCGGTTGAGAGTATTCGGGCCCAGAAACGTGTTATATAAACCTTTTCTGGGTTTTCCAGTTTAATAAGGTTCGTTAGTGCCCGTTACGTTTCCGGTAAACCTGTTTATTCTTTAATGAACGGTAATTATAAGCCATTGGCTGATAAATCGCTTAATGAGCGTTTAGATATGAACTTTGCCTTGAAGGCAGCTCGATTGGGAGTCTGGGAGTTAGATCCGATTACGGACCAAGTCAGTTGGGATGAGCGATGCCAGGAGCTGTTTGGATTGAAAAAAAATAACCCACTCTCGTATCAACAAACGCTTCAATACATCCATCCAGAAGACAGGGTTCGGATAGATGAGGCCATCAAATGGTCCATGAATCCTCAGTCAGAAGGAGGGTATGATGTAATTTGCCGAACTCTTGGAGCCGACAACGACTTACAGCGGTGGGTTCGCTTTATTGGCCAAGCGTATTTCAACGATGCAGGGCAGGCATACCGATTTACCGGAATAGCCCAGGATGTAACGAAAGAGGTTGAAAGTCAGCAACCACTGAAAGCAAGTGAAAGTCGTTTTCGTAGCCTGATCGAAGAAGCGCCCATTGCTACTTGTTTGTTCGTGGGTCGGGAAATGGTTATTGAAGTAGCCAACAAACCCATGCTTGCTTTTTGGGGCAAGGGTAACTCGGTGATGGGCAAGCCACTGGCGCAGGCAGTTCCTGAACTGGTGGGTCAGCCTTTTCTGCAAATTCTGGCTGACGTTTTTATAACAGGTAAACCGTATTACGCGCTTGCTGATAAATGTGACCTGGTGGTAGATGGCAAGCTGTGTACGTATTACTTCAACTTCACCTATAAGCCGTTATTCGATGATCAGGGACAGGTGTATGCCGTCATGGATATGGCCGTTGACGTAACAGAAGAAGTTCTTGCCCGTAAGCAGCTGGAAGAAAGCGAATTTTATTCTCGGAACATCATTGAAAATTCACCCATTGCCAAGATCATTTTGTCGGGTGATGCAATGACAATCAGCCGGGTAAATGGGAAGATGCTGGATTTACTGGATCGGGATGCATCCATTGTTGGAAAGACCTTTACGGACGCTTTGCCAGAATTTGCCGATACGCGTCTACCAGCGCTGCTACGAAAGGTTTACAAAACGGGGAAAACGCATCATGAACCAGAGGGAAAATATGAACTGGCCGGAAATGAGAAGTCTTCGATTAAATACTTAAACTTCACATTCAAAGCACTACGAAATACGGCCGGTGAAATCTACGGTGTTATCAACACCGTGCTTGATGTGACCGATCAGGTACTGGCTCGGAAAAAAGTAGAAGCAAGTGAGGCTCAGTTAAAATCGGTTATTGCTTCCGCACCGGCTGCGATGGGTCTGTTCGTGGGTCGCGATCTGCTGGTGACAATGCCCAACAAAGCCTTTATTGATATAGTTGGCAAAGGACCCGATATCGAGGGGAAACCGCTTCGGGAGGTGATGCCGGAATTGCACAATCAACCTTTTCTTCAAATTCTGGATGATGTGTTTACTACGGGCAAGACGTTTCGGAGTTTTGGCTCGCAGGTTGATATCGTGCGGGATGGCGTAATGACTCACAATTTTTACAACATCACGTATAGTCCTCTTTTTGATGCAGACGGTAATGTATACGCTATTCTCGATATCGCCATTGACGTAACCGAACGGGTTGAAGCGCAGCAACAAATTGAAGAAAGCCGTCTTCAGCTGCTGGCGCTGTTCGAACAGTCGCCCGTCGCTATTGCCATTATCCGCGATCCTGATCTAACGTTTCAGATGGCCAATCCTGTCTATGGGGAACTGGTTGGACGCGCACCGGAAGACATTGTTGGAAAACCCCTGCTGGAAGCGATTCCTGAAATAGCAGGTCAGGGTTTTGATCAATTGCTTCGGGATGTCATTGCTACGGGTGTGCCTTACATTGCTAAGGAGGTTGCCGTAGACGTGGTGCGTTATAACCAGCTTGAGACGATTTATGTCGACCTTACCTACCAGCCACAGCGGGAAGCTGACGGGACTATCTCAGGTATTTTGGCTGTTGTTGTGGATGTAACACAGCAGGTTTTAAGCCGACGGAATATCGAAGAAGCCGAAGCGTCACTGCGGGGAGCCATCGAGTTAGCCGAGCTGGCAACCTGGACTGTAAACCTGATTACCGGTGAAATTACCAACAGCGCTCGTATGAAAGAGTGGGTTGGTATCGACGACGTTGTACTCAGCGCGACACCTGCTTACATTCCGGAAGATGAGTATGATCGTGTGCGCGAAGCGATGCAGCAAGCCATGCAGCCAGAGGGTAATGGGTTGTTTGACGTAGAACATACCATGATCAACATACGTACTGGTCGGCGTAGAATCATTCACGCGCAGGCAAAAACGTATTTCGATGCGCAGGGCAAGCCCTACAAAATGGTGGGTACCGCACAGGATATTACCGAGCAACGGCAGATACAACTGGCTTTGGAGCAGCAGGTACTGGAGCGCACTGAACAACTGGCGTCTATTAATAAAGAGTTAGTCTACGCCAACGAGGAATACGCGGCCATCAACGAAGAACTCGGAGAAGCCAACCAGTTGTTGAATCGTTCCAACGAAAACCTCCAGCAGTTTGCATACATCGCTTCTCATGACTTGCAGGAGCCGCTTCGAAAGGTACAGTCCTTCGGCGACATGCTGAAAAATCAATATAAGGATGAGTTGGGCGAAGGCGTTTTGTATCTGGAACGGATGCAGGCAGCCGCTGGGCGCATGTCTACACTTATCAAAGATCTACTGAGTTTCTCCCGAATATCTACCCAGCGAAACGCAAGCGAACCTGTATCCTTGGCAAAGGTTGTTCAGACGGTCGTATCTGATCTGGAACTAGTTGTTGAAGAAACCGGGGCGACTATCGAACTTGATGACTTACCAACTATTGAAGGTGATCGGTTGCAATTAGAGCAACTTTTTCAGAACTTACTTAGTAATGCTCTCAAATTTCGCCGGACCGATCAGGCTGGTATAACTGTTGAGCCGGTCATTCAAGTACGAGCAAAAACGTCAGGGGCGAGTGAGCTGCCGGTTGCCGTAAAACCCACTCGCACGGCTAAGTTTTATTACCAGATCGATGTGATTGACAACGGTATAGGCTTTGACGAGAAGTACTTGGATCGCATTTTTCAGGTTTTTCAGCGACTACACGGTAAGAATCAGTACGCCGGAACGGGTATAGGCCTGGCCATTTGCGAAAAAGTGGTCACCAACCACGGTGGAGCAATCACGGCGAGCAGCAAGCCAGGACAGGGGGCAACCTTTAGTATATACCTACCCGTTTGAGCCACATTTGCTATTTACACAGTGGGTAAAATTGGGCCAGTACATCAGTAAAAGCGTCTAGTCTAAAATGATTAATTGGTGAACAAGCTACTTTCCTTAAATGGGTTCATCTTTACGTCCGAATTGAAAAGGGTATGACAAGCAGATTTCCTATTTTACTCGTTGATGATGACCCCAATATAGCTGATGTCCTGACTCGGGCGGCAAAAACGAATTTCGAGGAGGCTACTTTCATTCACGTCAGTTCTTTTGAAGAAGCCAAACAGTACATTGAAGAATTGCAGGGGAGAGGGCCGAAACTAGTACTGCTGGACATTGATTTGCAGGATAAAGTTGACGGGCTGGATTTTTTAGCTTTACTACGGGCGCATCCTAAAGGCCGTACGCTGCCAGCCGTTATCCTGTCTGCCAGTAAAACGCCAGGCTTGGTAGAACGGGCTTATCTGTTTGGCGCTTCTTCGTTTACCGTTAAACCGTTCAGCTATGCTGGTTGGAAAGAGTATCTGAGTAATCTGAGAGCTTACTGGTTTGAAACGGTCACGCTCCATGATACACGGTATGATCAGGAGTAATCTGCTTACCGAGCAACCAGATAAAGTTTTATAATTTGCCTGGTACATTAATAGGTATTTACACCTTGAGCCTAAATAAACTATATTGCTCATTGATATAACCTGTTGTTGGCTAAACAATGGCTTTACAACAAAAAGACATCTTTTTAATGCGCGTAGTGTATAGTTTGATGCTAATAGGTATTGCTTTAGTCTTCTATTTGAGTTGGGTACCTAGTCCACAATTGGAAAAATTGTGGTTCATGCCAAGCTGGCTGACGCGTTGGACTGATACGCCTGGTAATGAAGACAGCCGAACCGCCGTTCCGTTCGTATTCTTAGGCTTGTTTGCCGGCTTTTTGGCGCGCGATCATCATCGCTTCTTGTACCGGCTGGTTATTTCGTGGTTCATTCTAGTTGGTGTTGTAACCATCGCCGAAGCAGGCCAGCTTGTTCTCCCTCACCGCGTTTTTCGATGGGCCGATATTGCCTGGGGAGCTGCCGGAGCGCTGCTTGGGTTACTGATCGCCAGCGTATTTATTCACATACGAAAACGCTTCAGAGCCTAAGAATTTACCCAATTTGTATCAGTTGAAAGGCTTGAAATCAGACCTTTTCGTTTAGGATTAGGACGATAATTCTTTTTGTTTGGGTAAACCAACGGCAGTAGGCTTTCTAACAGCTAGTAAAGTTATCACAGCGGAGAGTAATAGGGAGCCTGCCATGAATAGGTACGACATTCCAAACCCGTTGGTCGCATCATTCAGATAACCCACAATGTAGGAACCAATAAAAGAGCCTAAAGCACCAAAGCTGTTAATTAAGGCCATCGCTCCACCGGCCACATTCTTGGGTAAGAGGTCGGGGATGATGGCAAAAAATGGGCCGTATGGCGCGTACATCGCTCCGCCTGCGACAACGAGCAAGGCAAAGGACAACCAGAAATTAGTCGTGCCGATGAGATACGACCCGTAAAAAGCAAAAGCGCCAATCAACAGAAAGGGCCACACGAATGCTTTACGATTCAGCGTCTTATCTGAATAATAGGATGCACTCAGCATACCAATAATTGCTAATACGTAGGGAATCGCCGAAAGCCAGCCTGTTTTGACAATCGTCATATTGGGCGCGGCATTGATGATCGAAGGGAGCCACATGACAAAGCCATAGACACCGATGCTCCATAAGGCATATTGTAAACTGAGCAGAAGCACAACGCGCGACTTAAAGGCTTCGGCGTAGTTTTTGACCGGCTTAATTCCTTGCTGCTCTTTTTGAAGCTGTTCTTCCAACGCCCGCTTTTCCTCGCTGGTTAGCCAGTCTGCGTCCTGGGGGGAGTCATCGACCAGCCGCCACCAGAAAAACGCCCAAACGATAGCCGGGAACCCTTCCAGAATAAACATCCATCGCCAGCCAACTGCCTGGATTAGATAACCTGATAAGACCGACATCCAGAGAATCGTGGCTGGATTTCCGAGAATTAGAAAGGTGTTGGCCTGCGAGCGCTCGGCTTTGGTAAACCATCGGCTAAGAAAAAGCAGCATCGACGGCATGACGGCGCTTTCGACAACACCAAGCGCAAAGCGTATACCGATCAACAACGTCACATTGCTGATAATGCCCGTTGCCATGGCCAGGCCACCCCACAAAATCAATGACCAGAAGATAAGCTGTTTCGCACTTTTCTTTTCAGCGTAAATCGCTCCCGGAACCTGAAAGAAAAAATAACCAAGAAAAAAAAGCGAGCCCAGCAAGGACGACATGGCGTGGGTAATCTGTAAATCAGTCGCCATGCCGCTGGCGGCACCGAACCCAAAATTTGCCCGGTCCAGATAAGCCAGACTGTAAGTAACAAAGGCGACAGGGAGCAGTCGGTACCAGCGCGATTTAGCAATTGTGTTGTCCATAACAGCTTGAGTGAGCAGACTGTCCAGATGGGGCCACTATCGGCATGTAGTTTTCTGGAAGTAAGGCTCAAATTCACAAAGGCTGAACCAAGCGCTTTTTAATCAAAAGACTTTGCAACGCTCAATCAAAATCCATAATCATAGGCGAGTGTTGCAACTCGATAATGTATGACGTTGCTGTGCAGCAGTGACCAGATGGTAAACAGATGGTAACAGCCTTGAAAGACGCCACTGCATCTGCCCATGTTTGACCCGTTGTAGAAAAATTAACCTACTTGCTGAATAGAAAATAGATCAATCAGGCGATGGGCTGCCGGTAACTTTGCCAAAGTGAGATCATAAACAGACCAACACTTAAAACGGCTGATCCGGTAAACCATACTACCGGGTTGATATGAAAAAGCAGAAGTTGATTCGATAGGGTAACGCCCACAATGGCCACCAACGATATTACTAACACCGCCCGGTCAAGTCGATGTAATGAACGATTTGTCCAGATATTGGCGTATGTGAGGCCAAAACAGACTAAACCTGGCAGGATCGTCAGATGAGCATTGTAGCGAGCGGTTATGACGGCAAGCAGGGCTATCAGGAGTACGCCCAACGGTAGCCATCGGTTCGTAAACAGCTGGTTGGTACGCGGCATTTCGTTTGAAACGGATTCGGGCACTAGAAACATCTTTAGAACCGGCCACTCATAGAGTAACACCAGTACATTCATCAGCAAAAAGAAGGCATCAATATACGGTGTCCCCTGCCATTGCTGCGATATGGTAACGGCTAGTATACAACTATTGATTGGCATCAAAGTGACTAAGCCGAGCAAGCTATACCGTTGAGAAAAGACCAGAGCTCCCGTCAAGACTTGCGCAGTAGCAATAAATAAAGCAAAGCCCGCCAAACCGTACGGAGCCAGTGTGTTGATCAGGTGGGGCGGACCAATGAGCTGACCAAACTCACCGTCGGTCAGCTTGCAAAGACCCGAAGAGAAAAATAGGTAGCCTAAAAATAGCCGGGTAACGAGAGCGATAAAATCGATTCGACGCATGAACACGATGCGTTGTTAGGGCATTAGTTGAGTTTAGATACCCTGGTGTTGATGGTTGACTTATGCCGCTCTAATTCCTGCTGAACCGCTTTGGCGAAAGCCACCTTATCGGATTTGCGGTACTGCTCTACCTGCCGTTTTTTGGAGGGTGGAGCGAAATGGCGGTTGGTATTTTCACAAGCTCCCCATAGATCGGGGTTGAGTTTGATTTTATACTGTCGGATGGGCGTATCGACGCTAAACCAAAGATTGATGATGTTGCTGACGGTTGGTTTGATAAGAACGCTCATGATTGCTTAGTCGTAAGTTGTTAACTGTTGATTGGCCGAAGATATAAGCGAGTCGGCTGTTTGACAATCGATTGGGTATTAGTGGTCAGAAAACCGGTATAAACCCGCAAAATTGATACATGAACCGTTTCTGCTCTGTGTTATAAAACAACAGCTTCGACTTTTTGAATACGGTGTCTACTGTGTTAACTGAAAAACGAGTAGATAAGGACAGTTTTGTTAGGGTAACAATTTCATAATCGAAAAAGAAGTGACGTACCCTCTGATTAAGGTCTACACCGTAGGTCTACCTTTTTTAAGATGCTTTCTCATTGGATTATTGAGTTAATGAACTTGCTGGCTGGTAACAGTCGGTACGTTAGCTATTCGACTAAACAGCAGCTGGTTTTCATTTTCGGTTTACTTTTTTTTATTGGCGTTACGCTGCTTCTCTATCTCATTTGATGATTCGACACCCGCTTGGTTCTGAAAAACTTACTACGTTAATAAGATTGATTCTATAAGCCGGCTTGGTCAATTTTTACTGTACCAGAGGTAGGCAATTAAATTTCTATTACGTATTTCGACAAAACATAACAGAGCCCTAATCAGACTGTAATACTCTAGTAATAGTTGATGAGTTGCTTTGTACAAGTGTAACCTACAACTTGTTCATGCAGTCCAATAAACTTCTTCTATCGGCGACAACGGTTTTTTCTTTTCTTGCCTTAGCCGCCTGTCAGGATCATCGAGATCCAAATAGTCCAGCCATTACGTTACAAAACCGGTCGGTAACGCCTGTTTTAGCCAGAGTTCTGCCAGGTTCGGTCAGCGGTGTCAATTTGTACTCCTTGTTGAGCAGCGATGACCAATTGGAACAATCGCCTAACTACGTTTTTGGGGGCTCGGCCGATGGAGCCGGTATTCTTCAAAATCCGGATGGCAATTACTCGGTCCTGGTTAACAACGAAGATAACTTTGCGGTATCCCGTCTTACGCTTGATAGATCGTTCAAGCCGATTAAAGGCGAGTACATTCTCAACTCCGACGGAGGTACCTGGCGGTTGTGCTCAGCCACGCTTGCTACTCCCGTCGAACACGGTTTCGGACCCGTTTTTCTGACTTGTGGTGAAAGTGGGCAGGAGTCGCGTACGCACGCGCTTCGGGTTGATGCCGATCCTCAACAGGCCGCTATCTCGCGTGAAGTAGCCGCTCTAGGACGGTGGAGTGCCGAGAATGCCTTACCCTTGCCAAAAACGGCCTACCCAGGAAAAACGGTTATTGTCATTGGTGATGATGATTCGGACGTCAACGGTGGGCAGGTCGCTATGTACCTGACCAACTCGGTTGGCGATCTGGAAAACGGATCGCTTTACATGCTTAAGCGGACCGACGGCAATCAGCGGGAAATGGATATGAAAGCGGGTAC
This window contains:
- a CDS encoding PAS domain-containing sensor histidine kinase; amino-acid sequence: MNGNYKPLADKSLNERLDMNFALKAARLGVWELDPITDQVSWDERCQELFGLKKNNPLSYQQTLQYIHPEDRVRIDEAIKWSMNPQSEGGYDVICRTLGADNDLQRWVRFIGQAYFNDAGQAYRFTGIAQDVTKEVESQQPLKASESRFRSLIEEAPIATCLFVGREMVIEVANKPMLAFWGKGNSVMGKPLAQAVPELVGQPFLQILADVFITGKPYYALADKCDLVVDGKLCTYYFNFTYKPLFDDQGQVYAVMDMAVDVTEEVLARKQLEESEFYSRNIIENSPIAKIILSGDAMTISRVNGKMLDLLDRDASIVGKTFTDALPEFADTRLPALLRKVYKTGKTHHEPEGKYELAGNEKSSIKYLNFTFKALRNTAGEIYGVINTVLDVTDQVLARKKVEASEAQLKSVIASAPAAMGLFVGRDLLVTMPNKAFIDIVGKGPDIEGKPLREVMPELHNQPFLQILDDVFTTGKTFRSFGSQVDIVRDGVMTHNFYNITYSPLFDADGNVYAILDIAIDVTERVEAQQQIEESRLQLLALFEQSPVAIAIIRDPDLTFQMANPVYGELVGRAPEDIVGKPLLEAIPEIAGQGFDQLLRDVIATGVPYIAKEVAVDVVRYNQLETIYVDLTYQPQREADGTISGILAVVVDVTQQVLSRRNIEEAEASLRGAIELAELATWTVNLITGEITNSARMKEWVGIDDVVLSATPAYIPEDEYDRVREAMQQAMQPEGNGLFDVEHTMINIRTGRRRIIHAQAKTYFDAQGKPYKMVGTAQDITEQRQIQLALEQQVLERTEQLASINKELVYANEEYAAINEELGEANQLLNRSNENLQQFAYIASHDLQEPLRKVQSFGDMLKNQYKDELGEGVLYLERMQAAAGRMSTLIKDLLSFSRISTQRNASEPVSLAKVVQTVVSDLELVVEETGATIELDDLPTIEGDRLQLEQLFQNLLSNALKFRRTDQAGITVEPVIQVRAKTSGASELPVAVKPTRTAKFYYQIDVIDNGIGFDEKYLDRIFQVFQRLHGKNQYAGTGIGLAICEKVVTNHGGAITASSKPGQGATFSIYLPV
- a CDS encoding response regulator gives rise to the protein MTSRFPILLVDDDPNIADVLTRAAKTNFEEATFIHVSSFEEAKQYIEELQGRGPKLVLLDIDLQDKVDGLDFLALLRAHPKGRTLPAVILSASKTPGLVERAYLFGASSFTVKPFSYAGWKEYLSNLRAYWFETVTLHDTRYDQE
- a CDS encoding MFS transporter; this encodes MDNTIAKSRWYRLLPVAFVTYSLAYLDRANFGFGAASGMATDLQITHAMSSLLGSLFFLGYFFFQVPGAIYAEKKSAKQLIFWSLILWGGLAMATGIISNVTLLIGIRFALGVVESAVMPSMLLFLSRWFTKAERSQANTFLILGNPATILWMSVLSGYLIQAVGWRWMFILEGFPAIVWAFFWWRLVDDSPQDADWLTSEEKRALEEQLQKEQQGIKPVKNYAEAFKSRVVLLLSLQYALWSIGVYGFVMWLPSIINAAPNMTIVKTGWLSAIPYVLAIIGMLSASYYSDKTLNRKAFVWPFLLIGAFAFYGSYLIGTTNFWLSFALLVVAGGAMYAPYGPFFAIIPDLLPKNVAGGAMALINSFGALGSFIGSYIVGYLNDATNGFGMSYLFMAGSLLLSAVITLLAVRKPTAVGLPKQKELSS
- a CDS encoding FdhF/YdeP family oxidoreductase, which encodes MENAPNNESRPSNPDEQKAENKPQSGQRSGQGTEMTNNHYDLHGKPDADKRNFVAPDNVNAKHKNPVLAQPPEEFTGLKLGKPATVAAGVTAVLKSMEFSWGEAGVGRGTHALLKLNQKDGFDCSSCAWPDPDDHRSVAEFCENGAKATASDADTRRVDPEFFAKHSLVDLSHMTDRDLNNAGRLTHPMVLRPGATHYTKIEWREAFQLLAAHLNELKSPDEAVFYTSGKVPNEPAYLYQLFVREFGTNNMPDCSNMCHESSGSALSISLGLGKGSVTLNDIYDAEVIIIMGQNPGTNHPRMLTALQIAKRKGAKIIAVNPLHEAGLSHFKNPQDFMNPIKAVGTLLGHGTPIADLHLQVRVNGDMAVLRGIMKHLLRAEEQNPGTVIDHAFINEHTTNYEAFLETIQNTTWEDIELMSGLSREQLLEAANMIAPKQKIITCWAMGLTQQKNAVMSIQEIVNLHLMKGAIGKPGAGTCPVRGHSNVQGDRTMGIWERPHKEFLDALANEYGFEPPREHGYDTVEAIKAMHEGKTNVFMSLGGNLLSAGPDTEFIAEAIRKQKLTVFVSTKLNRGHLVTGQTSLILPCLTHLDIDRQRSGHQFTSCENSMGVVSQNKGVLQPLEGEMLSEVAIISGIALSTLGDRTKVDWVGHTENYDTIRDSISRVIPGFDKFNEKIRKPGGFYLPNGPRERNFTTENGKANFTVTDMVMHHIEPDQLVLMSIRSHDQFNTTIYDYNDRYRGVYGERRVIFMNSQDMQDRGIKERQLVTITSYYEGQQRKLERFIAIPYNIPKGNTAAYYPEMNPLVPMASVAYVSNQPTSKYVVITVEAIGEFLPEGSTSSVPVAALAE
- a CDS encoding VanZ family protein, which produces MPSWLTRWTDTPGNEDSRTAVPFVFLGLFAGFLARDHHRFLYRLVISWFILVGVVTIAEAGQLVLPHRVFRWADIAWGAAGALLGLLIASVFIHIRKRFRA